The following are encoded together in the Adhaeribacter arboris genome:
- the rpsO gene encoding 30S ribosomal protein S15 — protein sequence MKLTTEAKQEIFEKNSLQKSKTDTGSAESQIALFTHRINHLTEHLKENKKDFSTRLGLLKLVGKRRRLLNYLSHTEIERYRAIINELGIRK from the coding sequence ATGAAATTAACTACCGAAGCGAAACAAGAAATTTTTGAGAAGAACAGCTTACAAAAATCTAAAACCGATACCGGTTCCGCTGAATCCCAAATTGCTTTGTTTACCCACCGAATCAATCATTTAACAGAGCATTTGAAAGAAAACAAAAAAGATTTCTCTACCCGTTTGGGTCTTTTAAAACTGGTAGGTAAAAGAAGAAGATTACTCAACTACCTGTCACACACCGAAATTGAAAGATATCGGGCCATTATCAACGAATTAGGTATCAGAAAATAA
- a CDS encoding START-like domain-containing protein produces MSKFKYTNEYPINASARMIYPYLSTASGLAQWFCHDVRLNEDKIFNFIWDNQNHYAEMNSHRTNKSVRFVFLNNQKHHESDPSYMDFCIETSELTQEHYLRVIDYSDETDLVELNEMWDGLIQGLRDILGG; encoded by the coding sequence ATGAGCAAATTTAAGTATACGAATGAATACCCCATAAATGCTTCTGCCCGGATGATTTATCCGTATTTAAGCACTGCTTCAGGTTTAGCACAGTGGTTTTGCCACGATGTTCGGCTGAATGAAGATAAAATTTTTAATTTTATTTGGGATAATCAGAACCATTACGCCGAAATGAACAGCCATCGAACAAATAAGTCGGTGCGTTTTGTTTTCTTAAATAATCAAAAACATCACGAATCGGATCCCAGTTATATGGATTTTTGCATTGAAACCAGTGAACTTACCCAAGAGCATTATCTCCGGGTGATTGATTATTCAGATGAAACAGACTTAGTAGAACTGAATGAAATGTGGGATGGCCTAATTCAAGGCTTACGAGATATTTTAGGCGGTTAA
- a CDS encoding LptF/LptG family permease — translation MKKLDKLILRSFIGPFLLTFAVVEFILLTQYMLKYLDDLVGKDLGFLVIAQLLMYFSLNMAPVALPLAVLISSLMTYGNLGEHHELTAIKTSGISLIRILRPVFIFTLFLGVGAFYFNNKIVPKANLKAYSLLWDIRQKKPSLDIRENIFYNGIPGYSIKVTEKLGEEGDILKGVMIYDHSSGRGNTSVIMADSGRMYTKFNEQYLAFDLYNGKIYAEDASNTGSNTQAGFVRQNFTSQKMLFNLSSFNLDRTREDLFKGSRMMLNIKELRHVTDSLRKQLNQERRLVAPNLGPYYAYFKADSLKRMQLPKIATISKRPLPERNPNVISLATNKARNIKSFTTAYTEKMKVTYRESNNYQIEIFRKFTQSAACVIMFLIGAPLGAIIKKGGLGMPVLISILFFIIFYVLTILGEKWGREGIVMVGAGMWAANLILLPIGLFFLYQARNDSSLLEIDFWRRLTLRLKRNKL, via the coding sequence ATGAAAAAATTAGATAAGCTCATACTACGCTCTTTTATCGGTCCTTTTTTATTAACGTTTGCAGTAGTAGAGTTCATTTTGCTTACGCAATACATGCTGAAATACCTCGATGATTTAGTAGGTAAGGATTTGGGCTTTTTAGTCATAGCCCAGCTTTTAATGTACTTCAGCTTGAATATGGCTCCCGTAGCTTTGCCTTTGGCTGTATTAATTTCCTCCCTCATGACCTATGGAAATTTAGGGGAGCATCATGAGTTAACTGCCATTAAAACTTCCGGGATATCCCTCATCCGAATACTGCGCCCTGTTTTTATTTTTACTTTATTTCTGGGTGTGGGTGCGTTTTACTTTAATAATAAAATTGTGCCCAAAGCAAACTTAAAGGCCTATAGTTTACTCTGGGATATTCGACAGAAAAAGCCTTCACTTGATATTCGGGAGAATATATTTTACAATGGTATTCCTGGTTACAGTATTAAGGTTACCGAAAAATTAGGCGAAGAAGGTGATATTTTAAAAGGGGTAATGATTTATGATCATTCGAGCGGGCGAGGAAATACCAGTGTTATTATGGCTGATTCTGGGAGAATGTATACTAAATTCAATGAGCAGTACTTAGCTTTTGATTTGTATAATGGTAAAATTTATGCCGAAGATGCTTCTAATACGGGTTCGAATACTCAGGCGGGATTTGTCCGGCAGAATTTTACCTCGCAAAAAATGCTTTTTAATTTATCCTCCTTTAATCTCGACCGTACCCGCGAAGATTTATTTAAAGGTAGCCGGATGATGTTAAACATTAAAGAGCTTCGGCATGTAACGGATTCTTTAAGAAAGCAGTTAAACCAAGAGCGTAGATTAGTAGCTCCTAATTTGGGACCCTACTATGCGTATTTTAAAGCGGATTCGCTTAAAAGAATGCAGCTACCCAAAATTGCTACTATCTCTAAAAGACCACTTCCCGAAAGAAATCCTAACGTAATTTCTTTGGCCACCAATAAAGCCCGCAATATTAAAAGCTTTACAACCGCTTATACCGAAAAAATGAAAGTAACGTACCGGGAAAGTAATAATTATCAAATCGAAATTTTTCGAAAATTTACGCAGTCGGCAGCTTGTGTAATCATGTTCTTGATTGGGGCGCCTCTCGGGGCTATTATCAAAAAAGGTGGTTTAGGCATGCCTGTGCTCATATCCATTTTGTTTTTTATTATTTTTTATGTGTTAACCATTTTAGGGGAAAAATGGGGACGCGAAGGAATTGTTATGGTAGGCGCAGGCATGTGGGCAGCCAACTTAATTTTACTACCAATTGGCCTGTTTTTTTTATACCAAGCCCGGAACGACTCTAGTCTGTTAGAGATTGATTTTTGGCGCCGACTTACTCTACGCTTGAAACGCAATAAGTTGTAG
- the rplT gene encoding 50S ribosomal protein L20, producing MPRSVNVVAARQKRKRIMKLAKGYFGRRKNVWTVAKNAVEKGLLYAYRDRKTKKRDFRGLWIQRINAGVREYGLSYSQFMGSLKKANVNLNRKVLADLALNHPEAFKGIVEKVR from the coding sequence ATGCCAAGATCCGTAAACGTCGTTGCCGCCCGACAAAAAAGAAAGCGCATCATGAAACTGGCAAAAGGTTATTTCGGACGTCGTAAAAACGTATGGACCGTTGCCAAAAATGCAGTAGAAAAAGGTTTATTATATGCTTATCGTGATAGAAAAACCAAGAAAAGAGATTTTCGCGGTTTGTGGATTCAGCGTATTAATGCCGGGGTCCGGGAATATGGATTATCCTATTCTCAATTTATGGGTAGCTTAAAGAAAGCAAATGTTAACTTAAACCGCAAAGTTTTAGCTGATTTAGCTCTAAATCATCCGGAAGCTTTTAAGGGTATTGTCGAGAAAGTAAGATAG
- a CDS encoding sigma-70 family RNA polymerase sigma factor has protein sequence MRQLKISKQITNRESQSLDKYLQEIGKVDLLTPDEEVTLAQRIKEGDQFALEKLTKANLRFVVSVAKQYQNQGLSLGDLINEGNLGLIKAAKRFDETRGFKFISYAVWWIRQSILQALAEQSRIVRLPLNRVGSLNKISKSFSELEQKFEREPSPEEIAEVLELTTSEVVDTLKISGRHVSVDAPFVQGEENRLLDVLENEDEESPDTGLMNDSLRKEVQRALSTLTKREADVITLYFGLNGEHSLTLEEIGEKFNLTRERVRQIKEKAIRRLRHTSRSKALKPYLG, from the coding sequence ATGAGACAACTTAAAATAAGTAAACAAATCACTAACCGCGAAAGTCAATCGTTGGATAAGTATCTACAAGAAATTGGTAAAGTTGATTTGCTTACTCCTGATGAAGAGGTTACGTTAGCTCAAAGAATAAAAGAAGGCGACCAATTTGCTCTTGAAAAATTAACCAAAGCTAATTTACGCTTTGTGGTTTCGGTAGCGAAACAATATCAAAACCAAGGCTTATCTTTAGGCGATTTAATTAACGAAGGTAATTTAGGTTTAATTAAAGCAGCTAAACGCTTTGACGAAACCCGGGGATTTAAATTTATTTCGTACGCCGTTTGGTGGATTCGTCAGTCAATTTTACAGGCTTTGGCTGAGCAATCGCGCATTGTACGTTTGCCCTTAAACCGGGTAGGTTCTTTAAATAAAATATCCAAGTCATTCTCGGAACTGGAACAAAAATTTGAAAGAGAACCCTCCCCGGAAGAGATTGCCGAAGTACTGGAGTTAACTACCTCTGAAGTAGTAGACACTTTAAAAATCTCGGGCCGCCATGTATCGGTAGATGCCCCTTTTGTACAAGGCGAAGAAAACCGCTTATTAGATGTTCTGGAAAACGAAGATGAAGAATCGCCGGATACCGGTTTAATGAATGATTCTTTACGTAAAGAAGTACAACGCGCTTTATCTACTTTAACCAAGCGAGAAGCCGATGTTATTACCTTGTATTTTGGTTTAAACGGCGAACATTCCTTAACTCTGGAAGAAATTGGGGAGAAATTTAATTTAACCCGGGAGCGGGTACGTCAAATAAAAGAAAAAGCTATTCGTCGCTTACGTCATACCTCTCGTAGCAAAGCTCTGAAGCCGTACTTAGGCTAG
- the rpmI gene encoding 50S ribosomal protein L35 yields the protein MPKVKTKSGAKKRFSLTGTGKIKRKHAFKSHILTKKTTKQKRSLTHVGLVSDADLGRVKAMLNL from the coding sequence ATGCCTAAAGTAAAAACTAAATCTGGTGCTAAAAAGAGATTTTCTCTGACCGGAACAGGCAAGATAAAGCGGAAACACGCTTTTAAAAGCCATATTCTGACAAAGAAAACCACAAAGCAGAAAAGAAGCCTGACTCATGTTGGTCTAGTAAGTGATGCTGACCTGGGCCGCGTAAAAGCAATGCTTAACTTGTAA
- the pnp gene encoding polyribonucleotide nucleotidyltransferase encodes MSYNAIYKTITLTDGREITIETGRLAKQADGAVVVKMGNTMLLATVVSAKEAREGTDFLPLSVDYQEKFASSGKIPGGFLKREARLSDYEILISRLVDRVLRPMFPDDYHADTQILINLISADTDILPDALAGLAASAALAVSDIPFNGPISEVRVARIDGQFVINPLGSDLVRADIDIMVGGSADSIAMVEGEMNEVSEEEMLEAIRVAHEAIKLQCQAQVELAEEVGKLQKREYSHETHDPELKERLQAEVYDKVYAVAKSGNNAKSERRVAFRAIIDEYIAALPEDHEIDLGLLKTYYHDIEKEAVRNVVLDERIRLDGRKLDEIRAIWSEINYLPSTHGSAIFTRGETQSLTTVTLGTKLDEQMIDSAMFTGSNKFILHYNFPAFSTGEVKPNRGPGRREVGHGNLAMRALRKVLPSETENPYTIRIVSDILESNGSSSMATVCAGSLALMDAGVKVKGGVSGIAMGLITDKESGKFAVLSDILGDEDHLGDMDFKVAGTKDGITACQMDIKVQGLSFEILSQALAQAKAGRLHILGEMAKTIAVPNADYKPHTPRSYNIVIEKEFIGAIIGPGGKVVQQIQKDTGATIVIEEKNDKGHVNIFANNQQAMDEAVSKVKAIVSVPEIGEVYVGKVKSIQPYGAFVEFMPGKDGLLHISEVKWERLESMDNVLEIGEEIKVKLVDVDKKTGKFKLSRKVLIPKAGEQAQTNS; translated from the coding sequence ATGTCTTATAACGCTATTTATAAAACAATCACTTTAACCGATGGCCGGGAAATAACCATTGAAACCGGTAGACTTGCCAAACAAGCCGATGGCGCAGTAGTCGTAAAAATGGGGAATACGATGTTGCTAGCTACGGTGGTTTCGGCAAAAGAAGCTCGTGAAGGCACCGACTTTTTACCTTTATCTGTTGATTATCAAGAAAAATTTGCTTCTTCCGGTAAAATTCCCGGCGGTTTTCTGAAACGTGAAGCTCGTTTATCTGATTATGAAATTTTAATTAGCCGTTTAGTCGACCGTGTCCTTCGTCCTATGTTCCCGGACGATTATCATGCGGATACTCAAATTTTAATAAATTTAATTTCAGCCGATACAGATATTTTACCGGATGCTTTGGCTGGTTTAGCGGCTTCTGCGGCCTTAGCTGTCTCGGATATTCCATTTAACGGACCTATTTCAGAAGTTCGGGTAGCCCGCATTGATGGACAGTTTGTTATTAATCCATTAGGTTCTGACTTGGTGCGAGCTGATATTGATATTATGGTGGGTGGTTCTGCGGATAGTATTGCCATGGTGGAAGGTGAAATGAACGAAGTTTCGGAAGAAGAAATGCTCGAAGCTATTCGCGTTGCGCACGAAGCTATCAAGTTGCAATGCCAGGCTCAAGTTGAATTAGCCGAAGAAGTTGGCAAACTGCAGAAACGGGAATATTCGCACGAAACGCATGACCCGGAACTAAAAGAACGTTTACAAGCCGAAGTATACGATAAAGTATATGCGGTAGCTAAATCGGGCAATAATGCAAAATCAGAACGCCGGGTTGCTTTCCGGGCGATCATTGATGAATATATTGCCGCTTTACCCGAAGATCATGAAATTGATTTAGGATTACTTAAAACTTATTACCACGATATTGAGAAAGAGGCAGTTCGTAATGTAGTTTTAGACGAAAGGATTCGATTAGATGGCCGTAAATTAGATGAAATTCGGGCTATTTGGTCCGAAATCAATTATCTGCCATCCACACATGGTTCCGCCATTTTTACTCGCGGCGAAACGCAATCATTAACCACTGTTACTCTAGGCACCAAATTAGATGAACAAATGATTGACAGTGCCATGTTTACGGGTTCTAATAAATTTATCCTGCACTATAATTTCCCGGCTTTTTCAACGGGTGAGGTAAAACCTAACCGTGGTCCGGGTAGGAGAGAAGTAGGCCATGGTAATTTAGCTATGCGTGCCTTGCGTAAAGTGTTACCATCGGAAACAGAAAACCCATATACCATCCGGATTGTATCCGATATCCTAGAATCAAATGGTTCTTCTTCCATGGCTACTGTCTGTGCGGGGTCTTTAGCATTAATGGATGCTGGCGTGAAAGTAAAAGGTGGGGTATCAGGAATTGCCATGGGTTTAATCACCGATAAGGAAAGTGGTAAATTTGCGGTATTATCCGATATTTTAGGTGACGAAGACCACTTAGGCGATATGGATTTTAAGGTAGCTGGTACGAAAGATGGTATTACTGCTTGCCAGATGGACATAAAAGTACAAGGGCTTTCTTTCGAAATACTATCTCAAGCTTTGGCCCAGGCTAAAGCAGGTCGTTTGCACATATTGGGTGAAATGGCGAAAACCATTGCGGTACCTAATGCGGATTATAAACCCCACACGCCTCGTTCTTATAATATTGTTATTGAAAAAGAATTTATCGGAGCCATTATTGGACCTGGCGGTAAAGTAGTACAACAAATACAAAAAGATACGGGAGCTACTATCGTTATTGAAGAGAAAAATGATAAAGGCCACGTAAATATCTTTGCGAATAACCAACAAGCAATGGACGAAGCCGTAAGTAAAGTAAAAGCTATTGTATCGGTTCCGGAAATTGGAGAGGTTTATGTAGGTAAAGTAAAATCCATTCAGCCTTACGGCGCTTTTGTTGAATTCATGCCGGGTAAAGATGGCTTATTGCATATCTCCGAAGTTAAATGGGAGCGCTTAGAATCAATGGATAATGTATTAGAGATCGGCGAAGAAATAAAAGTGAAACTGGTAGATGTAGATAAAAAAACCGGTAAATTTAAATTGTCTCGTAAAGTGTTAATTCCTAAAGCTGGCGAGCAAGCTCAAACAAATTCTTAA